The proteins below are encoded in one region of Paraflavitalea devenefica:
- a CDS encoding ligand-binding sensor domain-containing protein, whose translation MMKYIGIYTLFFMFIFCTFCKGQTKTELPKDDIKSETKDVITSHGPNSITRTIMQDRKGNIWMAAFDGVFRYDGKTFANITSKVSAARFFSVLEDRKGNLWFSSIGSGVYYYDGKSFLNFTTREGLANNEVTCIYEDKTGNIWFGTEGGASCYDGKSFRNLSMYNDVNSIIEDKTGRIWFGTRGNACFYDGKTFTDLTHNGKPFTNVWSIIEDKKGNIWLGGTDGLWRYDGSTFTNFTQKFVNCIIEDKKGNIWTSSESDNGEGWALSCYDEKSLFNKKTTVTETNLSSKTIFTVFEDDDGNIWFGSSGVYRYDGFTFDDFKGNAEYPLHFFTRP comes from the coding sequence ATGATGAAATACATAGGGATATATACTTTGTTCTTTATGTTCATTTTTTGCACTTTTTGTAAAGGACAAACCAAAACTGAACTACCAAAAGATGATATCAAATCCGAAACCAAAGACGTAATCACTTCCCACGGACCTAACAGCATCACTCGTACTATCATGCAAGATAGAAAGGGCAACATTTGGATGGCTGCATTTGATGGTGTTTTTCGATACGATGGAAAGACTTTTGCCAATATCACAAGTAAAGTGAGTGCGGCCCGCTTTTTTTCTGTTTTAGAAGATAGAAAAGGAAATCTTTGGTTCTCTTCTATCGGTTCAGGTGTTTATTATTATGATGGAAAATCCTTTCTAAATTTTACAACCAGGGAGGGGCTTGCCAATAATGAGGTTACTTGTATTTATGAAGATAAAACCGGTAATATTTGGTTCGGAACTGAAGGCGGAGCAAGCTGCTACGATGGTAAATCCTTTCGAAATTTATCGATGTATAATGATGTTAATTCTATTATTGAAGATAAAACAGGGAGAATCTGGTTTGGCACAAGGGGCAATGCCTGCTTTTATGATGGAAAAACATTTACCGATTTAACCCATAACGGCAAACCTTTCACGAATGTTTGGTCTATAATCGAAGATAAAAAAGGCAATATTTGGCTCGGTGGCACTGATGGCCTTTGGCGCTATGACGGCAGTACATTTACCAATTTCACGCAGAAGTTTGTTAACTGTATTATCGAAGATAAAAAAGGCAATATTTGGACTAGTTCAGAAAGTGATAATGGTGAAGGTTGGGCGCTTTCGTGTTATGATGAAAAGTCATTGTTCAATAAAAAAACCACGGTAACCGAAACAAATTTATCATCAAAAACGATTTTTACGGTTTTTGAAGATGATGATGGAAATATTTGGTTTGGCTCTAGTGGCGTGTATCGTTATGATGGATTTACCTTTGACGACTTTAAAGGTAACGCTGAATATCCCTTACATTTTTTTACACGCCCTTAA
- a CDS encoding DinB family protein, which produces MKQASTVTSRRSFIKTTAAITTGVTGMTAFPAMALAGDRYVGDGLHIIGPKEGFSPQVGTLVSMMNWMRDTVLRSVKGMKQEELDYLHDPKSNTIGAMLLHLAATEVFYQGNTFEGLNDFKETERATWNPAMELGDEGRKVIKGHDLDYYVNILTKTREKTLAELRKRDDKWLMTVDPKFFGGQPTNNYCKWFHVVEHESNHNGQIKWIKGRLPGGKGGE; this is translated from the coding sequence ATGAAACAGGCTTCTACAGTGACCAGCCGGAGGAGTTTTATCAAAACTACTGCTGCTATAACGACCGGCGTAACCGGTATGACCGCTTTTCCTGCCATGGCGCTGGCTGGCGACCGGTATGTGGGAGATGGCTTGCACATCATCGGGCCTAAAGAAGGCTTTTCGCCACAAGTAGGGACCCTGGTATCCATGATGAATTGGATGCGCGATACGGTATTACGTTCGGTAAAGGGCATGAAGCAGGAGGAGCTCGATTACCTGCATGATCCCAAGAGCAATACCATTGGGGCTATGTTACTGCACCTGGCCGCCACCGAAGTGTTTTACCAGGGCAATACCTTTGAGGGATTGAATGATTTCAAAGAAACGGAGCGGGCTACCTGGAACCCGGCCATGGAACTGGGCGATGAAGGGCGTAAAGTGATCAAGGGGCACGACCTGGATTATTACGTAAATATCCTCACCAAAACCCGCGAAAAAACACTGGCCGAACTACGCAAGCGCGATGACAAATGGCTAATGACCGTTGACCCCAAATTCTTCGGCGGCCAACCTACCAATAACTACTGCAAATGGTTCCATGTAGTGGAGCATGAGTCTAACCACAATGGCCAGATCAAATGGATCAAAGGGCGGCTGCCGGGCGGCAAGGGAGGGGAGTGA
- a CDS encoding SDR family NAD(P)-dependent oxidoreductase, whose protein sequence is MQQNNYQGALQQPLGSGFTARSTASDVIKGIDLSGKTIIITGGYAGIGLETTRVFAAAGATVIVPARDVAKAAKNVTGITPVELEQMDLMDPASIDAFAAKFLASGRPLHLLINNAGIMWVPLRRDSRGYESQLSTNHLGHFQLTARLWPALKKAQGARVVNVSSFGHQMAPFHFDDPNFEHREYETLQGYGQSKTANNLFTVEMDNRGKAHHVRSYSVHPGSVNGTDLGREAPIELFKQMGTFDANGNILPEVANQLKTIPQGAATTVWCATSTQLTGIGGVYCEDAEVAALDTGGIEHRYDDPSTLRGVLPYSLDKINAKRLWELSEQMTGIVFNVN, encoded by the coding sequence ATGCAACAAAACAATTATCAGGGCGCACTACAGCAGCCATTGGGTTCAGGATTTACTGCAAGATCTACAGCCAGTGACGTTATCAAAGGGATAGACCTTTCCGGGAAAACAATCATCATTACGGGCGGCTATGCCGGCATAGGCCTGGAAACTACCCGGGTGTTTGCTGCGGCCGGCGCCACCGTTATTGTGCCTGCCAGGGATGTGGCAAAAGCCGCTAAGAACGTAACAGGCATCACCCCTGTCGAACTGGAACAAATGGATTTAATGGACCCGGCTTCCATTGACGCTTTTGCAGCAAAGTTCCTGGCATCGGGCAGGCCCCTTCATTTACTGATCAACAATGCCGGCATTATGTGGGTGCCATTGCGCAGGGACAGCCGCGGATACGAATCGCAACTATCCACCAATCACCTGGGGCATTTCCAGCTTACTGCCAGGTTATGGCCGGCGCTTAAAAAAGCCCAGGGCGCCAGGGTGGTGAATGTGTCTTCTTTTGGGCACCAAATGGCCCCCTTTCACTTTGATGATCCCAATTTTGAACACCGGGAATACGAGACTCTCCAGGGTTATGGTCAATCGAAGACAGCCAATAATTTATTTACTGTTGAAATGGACAACCGCGGCAAAGCTCACCATGTACGGTCTTACTCCGTGCATCCCGGTTCCGTGAATGGAACCGACCTGGGGCGGGAAGCTCCGATTGAATTATTCAAGCAGATGGGCACATTTGATGCCAATGGCAATATACTGCCTGAAGTAGCCAATCAATTAAAAACGATTCCCCAGGGAGCAGCTACCACCGTTTGGTGTGCCACCAGTACGCAACTTACCGGTATAGGAGGCGTATATTGTGAAGATGCAGAGGTGGCAGCATTGGACACGGGAGGTATTGAGCACCGCTATGATGATCCTTCCACCTTGCGGGGTGTGCTTCCCTATTCATTAGACAAGATAAATGCTAAGCGTTTATGGGAGCTCAGCGAACAAATGACAGGCATTGTTTTCAACGTCAACTGA
- a CDS encoding AraC family transcriptional regulator, which translates to MDFQIKYITPDIKLSSYEDKLFKTEVVFDHHMLVWFISGETKIIQAEATYVFRAGDIFLIPRNQLATIINYPKDGLPHKAVAMHLSTSRLREFYFGLDVKPKALASPKIRCFNDHPLLKSCLASLIPYFELQGPFPENIAALKINEAISILRVIDPAIDNILANFEEPGKIDLAGFMERNFMFNMPMAKFGYLTGRSLSTFNRDFKKHFNSTPQRWLTQKRLELAHYQISEKKQKPVDVYLEVGFEDISHFSYAFKKHFGYSPTELNNNSA; encoded by the coding sequence ATGGATTTCCAGATAAAATATATTACGCCGGATATAAAGCTTTCCAGCTACGAGGATAAGTTGTTTAAGACAGAAGTGGTGTTTGATCACCACATGCTGGTATGGTTTATATCGGGCGAAACAAAGATCATCCAGGCAGAAGCCACGTATGTATTCCGGGCAGGTGATATTTTTCTGATCCCGAGAAATCAGTTGGCTACGATCATTAATTATCCCAAAGACGGGCTTCCCCATAAGGCGGTGGCGATGCATCTTTCCACCAGCCGGTTAAGGGAGTTTTATTTCGGTCTCGATGTAAAGCCCAAAGCATTGGCATCACCTAAGATCCGCTGCTTTAATGATCATCCGCTGCTTAAAAGTTGCCTGGCTTCGCTGATACCCTATTTTGAATTGCAGGGACCTTTTCCTGAAAATATTGCAGCGCTAAAAATAAATGAAGCCATCAGTATACTTCGGGTGATTGATCCGGCCATTGACAATATCCTGGCCAATTTTGAAGAACCCGGCAAGATTGATCTGGCCGGGTTTATGGAAAGGAATTTTATGTTCAATATGCCTATGGCGAAGTTCGGCTACCTCACCGGGCGCAGCCTGTCGACTTTCAACAGGGATTTTAAGAAGCATTTTAATAGTACACCACAAAGATGGCTGACACAAAAAAGACTTGAACTAGCCCATTACCAGATCAGTGAAAAAAAGCAAAAGCCCGTTGACGTATACCTGGAGGTGGGGTTTGAAGATATCTCTCATTTCTCTTACGCTTTTAAAAAGCATTTTGGCTATTCACCAACGGAGCTGAATAACAACTCAGCATAG
- a CDS encoding hybrid sensor histidine kinase/response regulator transcription factor — translation MKWFLLLVLLFAARVMGWTQPLWFDRLDVEKGLSQNSVLCVAQDSRGFMWLGTRNGLNKYDSRKITVYKNRPGDSTSLNNNYILSLFCDSRQTLWVGTRDGLHRYQATADRFERVTVPGAEHSAITCIYEDSQKRLWVGTPKNLFLLTGGEKPAFHSFAGRKNFPSRGVLCVYEDRSGIIWAGTYDGLVKITTTPGGFEATALRHDPANSASISDNQVTSIIEDKQGYLWMATLNGGLNRYDARQNSFVHYTQASGGLVNNHVRKLLSDAQERIWIGTQEGLSILDPCTGSFTSFVNDPWNKNSLSQNSVHSLYKDNIGNIWVGTFFGGVNCYAAFGAGVTVYNNSSRQSRLSNNVVSAIVEDDKNNLWIGTEGGGLNYMNRSTGEVEYYQHKANDAGSIGSNLVKTVYKDRPGNIWVGTHGGGLNLFDPSTRRFKRYLYKENDPVSLGAEIPCLLEDSQGIFWIGTETAGLKLFRKQGTLLSPYPEGEAIRTAIGNKAILALLETNNHTVWVGTTTGLYAITGNQVKLVQEKAGSYPCYVNSLLEDAQGNIWAGTYYSGLIVYNRAGNKIAAYTQQEGLPDNNVLGLLQDDNPKDIWAGTANGLARLRPGDGRINTYTEADGLAGNVFNNNACYKSNSGELFLGGYKGVSAFYPDKITENTVVPRVFITDLKLFGRPVTINGPDHILTKDISFTQDIQLSHHQNVLTLDFAILNYIKPEKNSYAYKLESFDKDWNYTPLATAAYANLPPGAYTFAVKGANNDGVWSAPATLKITVLPPFWKTWWAYSIYGLLFITLAFFIVRFFFLRALLRRNQELTRLKLDFFTNISHEIRTHLSLITGPAEKLINTGSNDPYERQLLRTIKTNSESLLQLVSELMDFRKAETGHLPLQVHHWNIVPFAASIFDAFHDQSVSRNIRAGFISSSPDIELWFDKEQLAKVLFNLLSNAFKFTPAGGYISMGIEEKDTTVIIRVTDNGPGIAKENIARLFDNYFQGDHFSKQNTGYGIGLALSKSIVEIHKGTLGVTSEEAADGQYTTCFTISLLKGKAHFPEAQMAHLSPPLTVQETAMAQAGQPAPASLKSTDEEARNTILLVEDNAGIRTFIKNALQQQYHILESANGLEGVGLATEAMPDLIISDVMMPEMDGLAFCDKIKNDIRTSHIPVILLTAKTEVSHQVSGLQTGAEVYLTKPFSIQVLELQIRNLLASRERLWKQFQQQLQAAPVSAATENSPAAAPDNSTALPAALHPLDEAFLQNITQIVEDNIENPEFTIAVLAKKAAMSQPVLFKKIKAITGMSTNDFVKSFRLKKAIALLQENRYTVYEIAYMVGYENSKYFSREFKKQFGQSPSKFAGS, via the coding sequence ATGAAATGGTTCCTGCTTTTAGTATTGCTTTTTGCTGCCCGGGTCATGGGTTGGACGCAACCGCTCTGGTTCGATCGCCTCGATGTGGAAAAAGGCTTGTCGCAAAACTCCGTTTTATGCGTGGCGCAGGACAGCCGGGGATTTATGTGGTTGGGCACCAGGAATGGATTGAACAAATACGACTCCCGGAAAATAACGGTATACAAAAACAGGCCCGGCGATTCCACCAGCCTGAACAATAATTATATCCTGTCCCTCTTCTGCGATAGCCGGCAAACCCTCTGGGTAGGTACCCGGGATGGCCTGCACAGGTACCAGGCAACAGCAGACAGGTTTGAGCGGGTCACGGTGCCCGGTGCCGAACATAGCGCCATTACCTGCATTTATGAAGATTCCCAAAAACGTTTGTGGGTAGGTACTCCGAAAAACTTGTTCCTGCTTACCGGCGGGGAGAAGCCTGCTTTCCATTCTTTTGCCGGCCGTAAAAACTTCCCGTCAAGGGGCGTGCTTTGTGTTTATGAAGACCGCAGCGGTATCATCTGGGCCGGTACTTATGATGGCCTGGTGAAGATCACCACCACGCCCGGTGGTTTTGAAGCCACCGCGCTGCGACATGATCCTGCCAATAGCGCCAGCATCAGCGATAACCAGGTCACCAGCATCATTGAAGATAAGCAGGGCTACTTATGGATGGCTACCCTCAATGGTGGATTGAACAGGTATGATGCCCGGCAGAACAGCTTTGTTCATTACACACAGGCATCCGGCGGGCTCGTCAACAACCATGTAAGGAAACTACTCTCCGATGCGCAGGAGCGTATCTGGATAGGGACCCAGGAGGGACTGTCTATCCTGGACCCCTGCACGGGCAGCTTTACTTCTTTTGTAAATGATCCATGGAATAAAAACAGTTTAAGCCAGAACTCAGTGCACAGCCTGTACAAAGACAACATCGGCAATATCTGGGTAGGCACTTTCTTTGGCGGCGTTAATTGCTATGCTGCTTTTGGCGCCGGTGTTACGGTGTACAACAACAGCTCCCGGCAATCCCGGTTGAGCAACAATGTGGTTAGCGCCATCGTGGAGGATGATAAAAATAACCTTTGGATCGGCACAGAAGGGGGCGGACTGAACTATATGAACAGGTCAACCGGCGAGGTGGAATATTATCAACATAAAGCAAATGATGCCGGCAGTATTGGTTCCAATCTCGTAAAAACCGTGTATAAGGACCGGCCCGGAAATATATGGGTAGGCACACATGGTGGCGGACTGAACCTGTTTGATCCTTCCACCCGTCGCTTCAAACGGTATTTGTACAAAGAGAATGACCCGGTAAGCCTGGGCGCTGAAATACCTTGCCTGCTGGAAGACAGCCAGGGCATCTTCTGGATAGGCACGGAAACAGCAGGCCTGAAGCTGTTCAGAAAACAGGGCACTCTCCTCAGTCCTTATCCGGAAGGCGAAGCAATCAGGACAGCGATTGGCAATAAAGCCATCCTTGCTTTGCTGGAAACCAACAACCATACCGTTTGGGTGGGCACCACCACCGGGCTGTATGCCATAACAGGCAACCAGGTAAAGCTGGTACAGGAAAAAGCAGGCAGCTATCCTTGTTATGTAAACAGCCTGCTGGAAGATGCACAGGGCAATATATGGGCCGGCACTTATTACAGCGGTCTTATCGTATACAACCGGGCAGGTAATAAAATAGCCGCCTATACGCAGCAAGAGGGATTGCCCGACAACAATGTACTGGGCCTCTTGCAGGATGATAACCCGAAAGACATCTGGGCAGGTACCGCCAATGGCCTGGCCAGGTTGAGGCCGGGCGATGGCAGGATCAATACCTACACTGAAGCCGACGGGTTGGCTGGAAATGTGTTCAACAACAATGCCTGCTACAAAAGCAACAGCGGCGAGCTTTTCCTGGGCGGATACAAAGGCGTCTCCGCTTTTTACCCGGATAAAATAACAGAAAATACCGTAGTACCGCGGGTGTTCATTACCGACCTCAAACTCTTTGGCCGGCCTGTAACCATCAATGGTCCCGATCATATCTTAACAAAAGACATCAGCTTTACGCAGGACATTCAGCTTAGTCATCACCAAAATGTACTGACGCTCGACTTTGCGATCCTCAATTACATCAAGCCGGAAAAGAACAGCTACGCGTATAAACTGGAAAGCTTTGACAAAGACTGGAACTATACCCCCCTCGCTACTGCTGCTTACGCCAACCTGCCCCCCGGTGCTTATACCTTTGCCGTAAAGGGCGCCAATAACGACGGCGTATGGAGCGCTCCGGCCACCTTAAAAATAACCGTGTTGCCACCTTTCTGGAAAACATGGTGGGCGTACAGTATTTACGGACTGCTCTTTATCACACTGGCATTTTTCATTGTACGGTTTTTCTTCCTGCGGGCCCTGCTCCGCCGCAACCAGGAGCTCACCCGGTTAAAGCTTGATTTCTTTACCAACATCTCGCATGAAATACGTACGCACCTTTCTTTGATAACCGGACCTGCGGAAAAACTCATCAACACCGGCAGCAATGACCCCTATGAGCGGCAGTTGCTGCGCACCATCAAAACCAATTCAGAAAGCCTGCTGCAACTGGTGAGTGAACTGATGGATTTCAGGAAAGCGGAAACAGGCCACCTGCCGCTGCAGGTACATCATTGGAACATCGTTCCTTTTGCAGCATCTATATTCGATGCTTTTCATGATCAATCCGTTTCCAGGAATATACGGGCCGGTTTCATCAGTTCTTCGCCGGATATCGAGCTATGGTTTGATAAAGAACAATTGGCGAAAGTGCTTTTCAACCTGTTGTCCAATGCGTTTAAATTCACGCCGGCCGGCGGTTACATCAGCATGGGCATTGAAGAAAAAGATACCACTGTAATCATCAGGGTAACCGACAATGGTCCGGGTATTGCCAAAGAGAACATAGCGCGCTTGTTTGATAACTACTTCCAGGGAGATCATTTCAGCAAGCAGAACACGGGTTATGGCATTGGCCTGGCCTTGTCAAAAAGCATTGTGGAGATCCATAAAGGTACGTTGGGGGTGACCAGCGAAGAAGCAGCCGATGGCCAGTATACCACCTGCTTCACTATATCATTGCTCAAAGGAAAAGCCCATTTCCCGGAAGCCCAGATGGCCCATCTCTCACCGCCGCTTACCGTACAGGAAACAGCGATGGCGCAAGCCGGGCAACCTGCACCTGCATCCCTAAAAAGCACGGATGAGGAAGCCAGGAACACCATCCTGCTGGTAGAAGACAATGCAGGCATCCGGACCTTCATCAAAAACGCGCTGCAGCAGCAATACCATATACTGGAAAGCGCCAATGGCCTCGAAGGGGTCGGCCTGGCAACAGAAGCCATGCCCGATCTGATCATCAGTGATGTAATGATGCCGGAAATGGATGGATTGGCTTTTTGCGACAAGATCAAAAACGATATCCGTACCAGTCATATACCGGTGATACTACTCACCGCTAAAACGGAAGTAAGTCACCAGGTAAGCGGGTTGCAAACCGGGGCAGAGGTGTACCTCACCAAGCCATTCAGCATCCAGGTACTGGAACTGCAGATCCGTAACCTGCTGGCATCGCGTGAGCGGTTGTGGAAACAGTTTCAGCAGCAATTGCAGGCAGCTCCTGTTAGTGCTGCAACAGAAAACAGTCCGGCTGCCGCCCCGGACAATAGCACTGCATTGCCGGCAGCGCTTCATCCCCTTGATGAAGCATTCTTACAAAACATTACCCAAATTGTAGAAGATAACATTGAGAACCCCGAGTTTACCATTGCGGTGTTGGCTAAAAAAGCGGCCATGAGCCAGCCGGTGCTCTTCAAAAAAATAAAAGCCATCACGGGCATGAGCACCAATGACTTTGTAAAATCATTCCGGCTGAAAAAAGCCATTGCGCTGTTGCAGGAAAACAGGTACACCGTGTATGAAATAGCGTATATGGTGGGCTATGAAAACAGCAAATACTTCAGCCGCGAATTCAAAAAGCAATTCGGGCAATCTCCCAGTAAGTTTGCAGGGTCTTAA
- a CDS encoding Fic family protein, with protein MATPAEKLATSLDALKQLQEKGIVAIKTDALSRINRERLLDNGFIREVYKGWYMVTPPTEAKGDSTSWYSSYWSFCAQLLANMYGQNWCISAEQSLSLHAGNWTVPQQLIIKSPQASNNKIDLPFGTSLFHIKSQLPAKTEIIDKEGIRMLSLTAALVQVSPNTYTQNPTDARTALTMTKDASPILALLLEGGQSVVAGRLAGAFRNVNQDIIADTIVKTMEKAGYNVRESDPFENRIIVPLSNRASSPYGNRIRLIWHHMRDIIITHFPKEPGIPKDKKKYMKMVEKIYVTDAYHSLSIEKYKVTPELIERVRKGIWNLQGNEEDRKQRDAMAAKGYWEAFQAVERSITRVLAGENPGEVVDIDHAEWYRELFAPSVSAGLLKPADLAGYRNHQVYISQSKHVPLNKEAVRDAMPVFFKLLQQEQEASVRAVLGHFIFVFIHPYMDGNGRMGRFLMNVMLASGGYPWTVIPVQERTTYMQALEKASVDQDIEPFAKFLGNLVQKSLKGTPVAKV; from the coding sequence ATGGCAACACCTGCAGAAAAATTAGCAACTTCCTTAGACGCCCTCAAACAACTCCAGGAAAAAGGGATAGTAGCTATTAAAACTGATGCCTTATCCAGGATAAACAGGGAACGGCTCCTGGATAACGGATTTATAAGAGAAGTCTACAAAGGATGGTACATGGTCACCCCTCCCACAGAAGCGAAGGGAGACAGCACTTCATGGTACAGCTCTTATTGGAGTTTTTGCGCTCAACTGCTGGCAAATATGTACGGTCAAAACTGGTGCATATCGGCAGAACAATCATTGTCGCTTCATGCCGGCAACTGGACTGTACCACAGCAACTGATTATAAAATCGCCTCAGGCAAGTAATAATAAAATCGATCTACCTTTTGGCACTTCCTTGTTCCATATAAAATCACAGCTTCCGGCAAAAACTGAGATCATAGACAAAGAAGGGATCCGCATGCTTTCATTAACAGCAGCTCTAGTGCAGGTTTCGCCTAACACTTATACTCAAAATCCCACTGATGCACGAACTGCCCTTACCATGACAAAAGATGCATCACCCATTTTGGCTTTATTATTAGAAGGCGGTCAAAGTGTCGTTGCAGGCCGCCTCGCAGGTGCGTTTCGTAACGTTAATCAGGATATTATTGCCGATACAATTGTAAAAACAATGGAAAAAGCAGGATATAATGTGAGGGAATCAGACCCGTTTGAAAACAGGATAATTGTTCCACTGTCTAACCGTGCGTCATCTCCTTACGGAAACCGCATCAGGTTAATATGGCACCATATGCGGGATATAATTATTACACATTTTCCTAAAGAGCCAGGTATTCCGAAAGACAAGAAGAAGTACATGAAGATGGTTGAAAAGATATATGTGACAGATGCTTACCACTCATTATCTATTGAAAAATATAAAGTAACCCCTGAATTAATAGAGCGGGTACGCAAGGGCATATGGAATCTGCAGGGTAATGAAGAAGACCGAAAACAGCGGGACGCTATGGCTGCAAAAGGGTATTGGGAAGCGTTCCAGGCAGTAGAACGAAGCATTACCCGTGTGCTTGCAGGAGAAAATCCGGGTGAAGTGGTGGATATCGATCATGCAGAATGGTATCGTGAATTATTTGCTCCGAGCGTAAGTGCTGGCTTACTTAAACCAGCAGATCTGGCCGGGTATAGAAATCACCAGGTTTATATCAGTCAATCCAAACATGTCCCATTAAACAAAGAAGCAGTCCGGGATGCTATGCCCGTTTTTTTTAAATTACTTCAGCAAGAGCAGGAGGCATCTGTGAGGGCAGTATTAGGGCATTTTATTTTTGTTTTTATACATCCGTATATGGATGGCAATGGAAGAATGGGACGGTTTTTAATGAATGTAATGCTTGCATCGGGGGGCTATCCCTGGACGGTTATCCCGGTACAGGAAAGAACAACTTATATGCAGGCTCTTGAAAAAGCAAGCGTGGACCAGGATATTGAACCATTTGCAAAATTCCTGGGTAATCTGGTACAAAAATCCCTGAAAGGGACGCCCGTTGCAAAAGTATAG